Genomic segment of Yoonia sp. R2331:
CTGACCGTCAGCACGGCCAGCGCACGACGGCCATAGCGGGCGGCGAGGGTGTAAAGCTCTGCTGCTTCCATCTCGACCCCCAAAATCCCATGCCGCACCATCTGTTCGTTCAAATCGGGTCGCTCGTCATAGAACACGTCCGAGGAATAAATGCCGCCCACATGGGTCGTCGTCCCCTTGGCCGTGGCTGCCGCATGGGCCGCGGCCAGCAAACCCCAGTCGGCACAGGGGGCGAATTGCAATTCCTTGAAGATACCGCGCGAGGGCGTCGAAACGGTAGAGGCGGTCATCGCCAGGATCACATCGCGGATCGCCACGCTGTCCTGCATCCCGCCGCAGGACCCGATGCGGATCAACGTTTGCGCGTCGTAGTCCTTGATCAGCTCATTGGCGTAGATTGACAGGCTGGGCATCCCCATGCCGCTGCCCTGAATGGTCACCGGATGCCCGTTCCATGTGCCGGTAAACCCCAGCATCCCACGCACTTCGTTCACCAGACGGGCATCGTCCAGAAACGTCTCTGCGGCCCATTTCGCGCGATAAGGATCGCCGGGCATCAGCACCGTAGGGGCAATGTCACCGTCTTTTGCACCGATATGAATTGTCATCTTTGCTGTCCTTTGTTGTTGCCGCTAGGCTAGGCCCAGTTCACCGGCGAAGGAACCCCCATGCTGCGGCAAACCATGTTGATTGCGATCCTGTTCGGGGTCCCTGTGCAGGCGCAGGACGCGGCCGAGGTGGCCGTGGCGCGCGAGGTCCTGGCCAGCCTGCAAGACCTGTCCTTTCGCAAACGCCGTGAATACTGCGGCTTTATTGGCTACAACGCCGCCGGGGAATTGGTCGCATCACCTGCCACCGCAGGTACCCAGGCCAGTTGTGGCGCGCCCTTTCCCGATGATCTGGCGGTGGTTGCGTCCTATCACACCCACGGCGCATTTGATCACGGCTATTTCAATGAAATTCCCAGCGACGTGGATATGGAAAGTGACGCGGAATTCCTGTTGAACGGATATGTCTCAACCCCCGGCGGGCGGCTGTGGTATATCGACGGGCGCGCATGGGTCGCCCGTCAAATCTGTGGTGTTGGGTGTCTGCCCGTTGCACCGGGTTTCCGCAAAGGTCTGAATGGCGCAATTGCGGAACGCTATACGTTCGATGAATTGGTGCAAAAGCTGAACGACTAGGGTCAGGACCCATTATTCTGGCGTCGTTGGTTTGGTAGATTTTCTTTCTCACAAGGAACAGAGGCGCAGGAATAGTGGTTCTATTTCAAGGCTCTGTGACGCAGTGAGGATGAAAATCCGCCAAATCCTGCGGACGTAAAATCCGCGTCACCTCAGCGGCTTGGGCCGCTTGAAAAGTGAACCACACTTTCCGGCGCGTCCCAAACCACTGAGATTTAGCGGATTTTGCGCCAGCGGCGCCAGAATAATGGGTCCTGACCCTAGATCGCCATCGCCTCTGGCTTTGTGCCTTTTGCAATCTCGGCCTTGTACCATTCCGGCTGACGCCCCTTGCCTGTCCAGGTCTGGGACTTATCGGCAGGGTTGGCAAATTTCGGAACAGATTTGGCCTTGGCTTTCTTGCCGGGTTTCGGTCCGCGTTTCTTGGGCGCGTCGCTTGCCAAATCAGCCAGAGAAAAGCCATGTTCCGCCGCGGCTTTTTCAGCCGCAGCCAATGCGGCCTTACGATCGCGTTCTGCCAGGCCTTCCAAAACCTCGTCGATCGTCACTTTGAGTTTCTCCAACTCTTTGCGTGACATCGCTTTCAATTCGGACTTTTTCATCGTGATACTCCTGAGTGACAACACGCTTTTCGACGCAAAAGCACACTAAGGCAATTCGCCTTTTTGTCCTAGCGCGATCTATGCGCTATTCCGCCGCAATTGCCCCGGGGTCAACCAGTGTCACGATGTCATCCATGATCTTATTCAGCTCGAAATCCTTAGGGGTATAAACCTTGGAAATACCCATTTCATATAGCCGTTTCTCATCGTCTTCGGGAATAATCCCACCAGCAATAACCGGAATATGGCTCAGGTTTTCGGCGCGCATCTTTTCCATGAATGCGGAAATAAGCGGAATATGCGATCCCGATAAAATTGAAAGACCGATCACATGCACATCTTCTGATTGGGCTGCGGCAACCAATTCATCTGGGGTCAGGCGAATCCCTTCATAGGAAATATCCATTCCGCAGTCGCGGGCGCGGGCGGCAATTTGTTCAGCGCCATTGGAATGGCCGTCAAGGCCGGGTTTGCCAACAAGGAATTTCAAGCGCCGCCCCAATGTCTGGCTCACGGCATCCACGCGGGCACGGATATCGTCCAGACCTTCGGTGCGGTTGGATGGGTTTGCGCTGACGCCGGTGGGCGCGCGGTATTGACCAAAGGCCGCGCGGATCACATCGGCCCATTCGCCGGTGGTGACACCCGCCTTGGCGCAGGCAATCGAGGGTTCCATGATATTGCTGCCGTCTTGCGCCGCTTGCCGCAGCGCGGTCAGTGATGCGATCACCGCCGCCCCATCCCGGTCGCGCTTCCACGCGGCCAGACGGCGGACCTGATCCGCCTCTGCCGCCGCATCTGCGACCATGATCGCATCCTCGCCCGCCGTCAGCGGAGAGGCCTCCGCCGCCTGCCATTTGTTCACCCCCACCACCGTGGTGGCCCCGGTTTCAATGCCGCTGATCCGTGCGGCATTCGCCTCAACCAGTCGGCCTTTCATATAGGCAATCGCATTCACAGCCCCACCCATGCCGTCAATCTGGCGCAACTCATCGCGCGCACCTTGCATCAGCGCCTCGACCTTGCGGTCAATCGCGGGGTTGCCGTCAAACAGATCGTCGTATTCCAACAGGTCGGTTTCATAGGCCAGGATCTGTTGCATCCGCAGCGACCATTGCTGGTCCCACGGGCGGGGCAGGCCAAGCGCTTCATTCCACGCAGGCAATTGCACCGCGCGGGCGCGCGCATTCTTGGACAGGGTCACCGCCAGCATTTCGATCAGAATACGGTAGACGTTGTTTTCGGGTTGCTGCTCGGTCAGTCCCAAACTGTTCACTTGCACACCATACCGGAACCGCCGGTATTTCGCGTCCTCAACCCCATAGCGCTCGCGGCAAATCTCATCCCAGAGCGCCACAAAGGCGCGCATCTTGCACAGCTCTGTGACAAAGCGGATACCCGCGTTCACAAAGAATGAAATCCGGCCCACCATCGCGGGAAAATCTTCAGGGGCGACCTTACCTTTCAGATCATCCAGCACCGCGCAGGCCGTCGCCAGCGCAAAGGCCAATTCCTGCTCTGGCGTCGCTCCCGCCTCTTGCAGGTGATAGGAACAGACGTTCATCGGGTTCCACTTGGGCAGATTGGCCCGCGTATAGGCCGCCACATCGGTGATCATCCGCAGGCTGGGCTCTGGCGGGCAGATGTATGTGCCGCGCGACAGGTATTCCTTGATGATGTCGTTTTGCACCGTGCCTTGCAGTTTGCTGACATCCGCGCCCTGTTCTTCGGCCACCGCGATATAGAGTGACAGAAGCCACGGCGCTGTGGCGTTGATCGTCATCGAGGTGTTCATCTGCTCCAGCGGAATAGCGTCAAACAACGCGCGCATATCGCCCAGATGGCACACCGGAACACCAACCTTGCCGACCTCACCCGCGCTCAACTCATGGTCGCTG
This window contains:
- the deoD gene encoding purine-nucleoside phosphorylase produces the protein MTIHIGAKDGDIAPTVLMPGDPYRAKWAAETFLDDARLVNEVRGMLGFTGTWNGHPVTIQGSGMGMPSLSIYANELIKDYDAQTLIRIGSCGGMQDSVAIRDVILAMTASTVSTPSRGIFKELQFAPCADWGLLAAAHAAATAKGTTTHVGGIYSSDVFYDERPDLNEQMVRHGILGVEMEAAELYTLAARYGRRALAVLTVSDHLITHEALPAADRERSFGDMVEIALQAAFA
- a CDS encoding H-NS family nucleoid-associated regulatory protein; the protein is MKKSELKAMSRKELEKLKVTIDEVLEGLAERDRKAALAAAEKAAAEHGFSLADLASDAPKKRGPKPGKKAKAKSVPKFANPADKSQTWTGKGRQPEWYKAEIAKGTKPEAMAI
- a CDS encoding DUF4329 domain-containing protein, giving the protein MLRQTMLIAILFGVPVQAQDAAEVAVAREVLASLQDLSFRKRREYCGFIGYNAAGELVASPATAGTQASCGAPFPDDLAVVASYHTHGAFDHGYFNEIPSDVDMESDAEFLLNGYVSTPGGRLWYIDGRAWVARQICGVGCLPVAPGFRKGLNGAIAERYTFDELVQKLND
- a CDS encoding methylmalonyl-CoA mutase family protein — its product is MTQTEKDRPWLFRTYAGHSTAKASNALYRGNLAKGQTGLSVAFDLPTQTGYDSDHELSAGEVGKVGVPVCHLGDMRALFDAIPLEQMNTSMTINATAPWLLSLYIAVAEEQGADVSKLQGTVQNDIIKEYLSRGTYICPPEPSLRMITDVAAYTRANLPKWNPMNVCSYHLQEAGATPEQELAFALATACAVLDDLKGKVAPEDFPAMVGRISFFVNAGIRFVTELCKMRAFVALWDEICRERYGVEDAKYRRFRYGVQVNSLGLTEQQPENNVYRILIEMLAVTLSKNARARAVQLPAWNEALGLPRPWDQQWSLRMQQILAYETDLLEYDDLFDGNPAIDRKVEALMQGARDELRQIDGMGGAVNAIAYMKGRLVEANAARISGIETGATTVVGVNKWQAAEASPLTAGEDAIMVADAAAEADQVRRLAAWKRDRDGAAVIASLTALRQAAQDGSNIMEPSIACAKAGVTTGEWADVIRAAFGQYRAPTGVSANPSNRTEGLDDIRARVDAVSQTLGRRLKFLVGKPGLDGHSNGAEQIAARARDCGMDISYEGIRLTPDELVAAAQSEDVHVIGLSILSGSHIPLISAFMEKMRAENLSHIPVIAGGIIPEDDEKRLYEMGISKVYTPKDFELNKIMDDIVTLVDPGAIAAE